A DNA window from Maribellus comscasis contains the following coding sequences:
- a CDS encoding T9SS type A sorting domain-containing protein codes for MRKSEVCIIIIFLCLFSGVKAQEVVATAGNSFTNNNLQLNWTLGESVISTLSNQNTVLTQGFHQSKIIVTAVDEFPELSFDISAYPNPTSNHLKVKIEKTGQQDLFYTLYSLDGRIMAQKQIETSVSEIPMYSYVSATYLLKVFNKNNVLKTFKIIKK; via the coding sequence ATGAGAAAATCGGAGGTCTGTATCATCATTATTTTTCTTTGTCTGTTCTCTGGCGTAAAAGCACAGGAAGTTGTTGCTACTGCCGGGAATAGTTTTACAAACAACAATTTACAACTCAACTGGACATTGGGCGAGTCAGTAATTTCAACACTGTCAAACCAGAATACTGTACTTACGCAGGGATTTCATCAGTCAAAAATTATTGTAACTGCTGTGGATGAATTTCCGGAGCTGTCTTTTGATATTTCGGCTTACCCTAATCCAACCAGCAACCATTTAAAAGTTAAAATAGAAAAAACCGGGCAGCAGGATTTATTTTATACACTTTACAGCCTGGATGGAAGAATAATGGCTCAAAAACAAATCGAAACATCCGTTTCCGAAATTCCAATGTACTCTTATGTATCCGCGACCTATCTTTTAAAGGTTTTTAATAAAAACAATGTGTTAAAAACATTCAAAATCATAAAAAAATAA
- a CDS encoding tetratricopeptide repeat protein produces the protein MKTIPILILLPLLLFTQQQLFAQQTEYFTDIQKDIELGKELFEQEKYNAVFHQFEKIQKKVEEKSELYSEAEFYKSVAALRAGHSAGGKMVDNFIEEHPESPYINRAWLNLGDYQFGKRQYLVALRSFSNVDRSDITQEEQIKLHYQTGYSHLMTDNLEQAASEFYQIKDANNFYSKPASYYWAHIMYLDENYEAALQGFSKLDGDPTYSQVIPLYVSHIYYKQEKYDEVINYTSSIIDDVAEEHKTELSKILGDSYFHLNQYAEAIPYLETYYNSPGPKTREDGYILGFCYYHAGNYDKAAPLLEKASKGNDEMAQNAYYHLADSYIQLDEKEKARVAFGAASELDFNDRIKEDALFSYAKLTYELSYSPFNETIKAFDKYISLYPNSERNAEAYRYLVEVFMVTRNYSDAINSIEKIQNKTPAVLRAYQRVTFYRGLELFNNLAYNQAIDYFDISLQNGSYDRELNARALFWKAEALYRVGDYNNSISAYNQFLRTAGSYSLPEFQNAEYNQAYAYFKLEDYEAAASHFRKYINAMKGQRTAKLADALNRVGDYYYLNTNYSTALQYYQQSYNMKIYEPDYALFQIAFCQGLGRNQQQKISNLERLLADYPESEYQDDALYELGRAHERLGHGYDAQQQYQQIIANYSQGSYYRKAQLQLGLINYNNGDYAQALTHYKEVAEKFPGTEEAQAALSGIRNCYVELNNVDEYFSYAQRLGSGASVTTSEQDELSYQAAERAYMAGDSGSSTQLQRYLQQFPNGKYTLNAHFYLAESLYKEGKYSEANEHYTTVAMQPSNIFSEQALSRASELTYNAQDYEQALEMFNRLENAANSKWNVLKAYTGQMRCHFRSNRLPEAITAAAKVKKSDIANEALIREANYITGKAYYEQDNLSLALPELRKVSLDTKLEEGAEAKYLVAEIYFHQNNKVEAENQIDDFISKGTPYLFWLGKAFLLLSDIYMDNNQEFDAKHTLRSLIENYNNDTDGIKDEASRKLATIEASEKREQQEAIDNSLQLELNKKENEN, from the coding sequence ATGAAAACAATACCAATTCTAATTCTATTACCTTTACTGCTTTTTACTCAACAACAGCTGTTTGCACAGCAAACCGAGTACTTTACGGATATTCAAAAAGACATTGAACTTGGAAAAGAGTTATTTGAGCAGGAAAAGTACAACGCTGTTTTCCACCAATTTGAAAAAATACAAAAAAAAGTAGAAGAGAAATCGGAACTCTATTCTGAAGCGGAGTTTTACAAATCGGTAGCAGCACTTCGTGCCGGGCATTCTGCAGGAGGGAAAATGGTTGATAACTTTATTGAAGAACACCCGGAGAGTCCGTATATCAACCGGGCCTGGCTCAACCTGGGCGACTACCAGTTTGGAAAACGCCAATATTTAGTCGCCCTGAGAAGTTTCTCAAATGTTGACAGGTCTGATATCACACAGGAAGAACAAATCAAGCTTCATTATCAAACGGGATATTCTCATTTAATGACCGATAACCTTGAACAGGCTGCATCAGAATTTTACCAGATAAAAGATGCCAATAATTTTTACAGCAAACCGGCCTCCTACTACTGGGCTCATATTATGTACCTTGATGAAAATTACGAAGCAGCATTGCAGGGTTTTTCCAAACTCGACGGAGATCCGACCTACTCGCAAGTCATTCCTCTGTATGTGAGCCATATATATTACAAACAGGAAAAATACGACGAGGTAATTAATTATACCAGTTCGATTATTGATGATGTTGCGGAGGAACACAAAACAGAATTATCAAAAATTCTGGGGGACTCTTATTTTCATTTAAATCAATATGCTGAAGCTATCCCCTATCTGGAAACCTATTACAATTCCCCGGGGCCAAAAACCCGCGAAGACGGCTACATTTTAGGTTTCTGCTATTATCATGCAGGCAATTACGACAAGGCGGCTCCGCTTCTTGAAAAAGCATCAAAGGGAAACGATGAAATGGCACAGAACGCCTATTATCACCTGGCCGATTCCTACATCCAACTGGATGAAAAAGAAAAGGCGCGTGTTGCTTTTGGTGCTGCTTCGGAATTGGATTTTAACGACCGGATTAAAGAAGACGCCTTATTTAGTTATGCAAAACTAACCTACGAATTATCCTACTCTCCTTTTAATGAAACCATAAAAGCTTTTGACAAATACATCAGTTTATATCCGAATTCAGAACGAAACGCGGAAGCTTATCGCTATTTGGTTGAAGTATTTATGGTAACACGGAATTACAGTGATGCAATCAATTCCATTGAAAAAATTCAAAATAAAACACCTGCTGTTTTGCGGGCCTATCAAAGAGTCACATTTTACCGCGGGCTTGAATTGTTTAACAATCTGGCCTACAACCAAGCGATCGATTATTTTGATATTTCTCTTCAAAACGGAAGTTATGACCGTGAATTAAATGCCCGGGCATTATTCTGGAAAGCTGAAGCACTGTATCGGGTGGGTGATTACAACAATTCAATTTCCGCCTACAACCAGTTTTTGCGAACAGCGGGGTCTTATTCACTCCCGGAGTTTCAAAATGCCGAGTACAACCAGGCTTACGCTTATTTTAAACTGGAAGATTACGAAGCGGCAGCGTCACATTTCAGAAAATACATTAATGCGATGAAGGGGCAGCGAACTGCCAAACTGGCTGACGCATTAAACCGCGTTGGCGATTACTATTATTTGAATACCAATTATTCAACAGCTCTGCAATATTACCAGCAATCATACAATATGAAAATCTATGAGCCCGACTATGCTCTTTTTCAAATTGCTTTCTGCCAGGGGCTCGGCCGAAATCAGCAACAAAAAATTAGTAACCTGGAACGTTTGCTGGCCGATTATCCCGAATCAGAATATCAGGACGACGCCCTATATGAACTCGGACGCGCGCACGAGCGGCTCGGGCATGGCTATGATGCACAACAACAGTACCAGCAAATTATTGCCAACTACTCGCAGGGAAGTTATTACAGAAAAGCCCAACTCCAGCTGGGTTTAATCAATTACAACAACGGAGACTACGCTCAGGCGCTTACCCATTATAAGGAAGTAGCTGAAAAATTTCCCGGAACAGAAGAAGCTCAAGCAGCTTTATCGGGAATCAGAAATTGTTATGTGGAGCTCAATAATGTAGATGAATATTTTTCTTACGCACAGCGTTTGGGAAGCGGCGCCAGTGTAACAACCTCCGAACAGGATGAACTGAGTTACCAGGCAGCTGAAAGAGCATATATGGCCGGAGACTCCGGCTCTTCAACACAGTTGCAGCGTTACCTGCAACAATTTCCAAACGGAAAATATACACTCAACGCTCATTTTTACCTGGCGGAATCGTTATATAAAGAAGGAAAATATTCAGAAGCAAATGAACACTATACAACCGTAGCCATGCAACCCTCCAACATATTCAGTGAACAAGCGCTTTCGCGGGCTTCAGAGCTTACCTATAACGCCCAGGATTACGAACAGGCACTGGAAATGTTCAACCGTCTTGAAAATGCGGCGAACAGCAAATGGAATGTATTAAAAGCATATACCGGACAAATGCGTTGTCACTTCCGAAGCAACCGCTTACCTGAAGCAATAACTGCTGCGGCAAAAGTTAAAAAATCGGATATCGCAAATGAGGCTTTAATCCGGGAGGCAAACTACATAACAGGAAAAGCATATTACGAGCAGGATAATTTAAGCCTGGCGCTGCCCGAACTCCGAAAAGTATCGCTGGATACAAAACTGGAAGAAGGAGCTGAAGCAAAATATCTGGTTGCAGAAATTTATTTTCATCAAAACAATAAGGTCGAAGCTGAAAATCAAATCGACGACTTTATTTCAAAAGGAACTCCCTACTTATTCTGGCTTGGAAAAGCTTTCCTTTTGCTATCTGATATCTACATGGACAACAACCAGGAATTTGACGCAAAACACACATTGCGAAGCCTGATTGAAAACTACAACAACGATACAGATGGAATAAAAGATGAAGCTTCCAGAAAACTGGCAACCATAGAGGCCAGTGAAAAACGCGAACAACAGGAAGCCATCGATAATTCTCTACAACTGGAATTAAACAAAAAAGAAAACGAAAACTAA
- a CDS encoding 7TM diverse intracellular signaling domain-containing protein, whose product MFTIILLAVLLPAKLFSKEKKELRQELPEIISKLQFYKGHEDLSVDSVHNLPENLFKEFTSYTISEKEVFWLKIVIDNQQAATDEYFIHFNSHLDDIYLYQKNDNGVWIEERSGVLIPEKLKTVKGFIKDKIPFTISNGSSTILYLKIENQIEKYLDTKKIWIVDSKSFNRIFIQTKQIQSIFLGIVVILCFFNLLLFLSTGTRIYLYYMLYAIFSSIYFIYAFQYFETGYFANHPHVSLYLFFSATFIPVVYCWFLYELLKTDVNDFVRSIVKKYAITVSAFALLILIIALFDYTTGVLVDDIYSIVNSIIVVLLVVLLFRKVSNTVKIVLSGSVFLVAGVFSTIVLNFQNETPGHGYFFQSGFFIELIFFTVAINFTYQNERLEKLKFELKNASLENEKLAKEREAQKLREQINLKERDLATKVFAISQKEMLIKNVTSHLEKQVQNNSVKVKDIKEVISNLSSKMNDNHWEEFETHFIQVHPDFYRLLNKKYPGLTRTERKLCAFIKLNLTTKEIAGITKRNPESIHMTRCRLRRKMGLNKSENLDNVINNIK is encoded by the coding sequence TTGTTCACAATCATACTGCTCGCTGTTCTTTTGCCTGCTAAATTATTTTCAAAAGAGAAAAAAGAGTTAAGGCAGGAACTTCCGGAAATAATTTCAAAATTACAATTTTACAAGGGTCACGAAGATTTATCGGTTGATTCAGTTCACAACCTGCCTGAAAATTTATTTAAAGAATTTACAAGTTATACCATCTCCGAAAAAGAAGTTTTCTGGCTTAAAATTGTAATTGACAACCAACAGGCTGCAACCGATGAGTATTTTATTCATTTTAATAGTCATTTGGATGATATTTATTTATACCAGAAAAATGATAACGGTGTATGGATTGAAGAGCGATCCGGCGTTCTGATACCTGAAAAATTAAAAACAGTAAAAGGCTTTATTAAAGATAAAATTCCTTTTACAATTTCAAACGGAAGCTCGACCATTTTATATCTGAAAATAGAAAACCAGATAGAAAAATATCTGGATACAAAAAAAATCTGGATAGTTGATTCAAAATCATTCAATCGTATTTTTATTCAAACCAAACAGATACAAAGCATTTTTTTAGGGATTGTTGTTATTTTATGTTTTTTTAATCTTCTGCTGTTCCTCTCCACCGGAACCAGAATATACCTTTATTACATGCTGTACGCAATTTTTTCAAGTATCTATTTTATTTACGCCTTTCAATATTTCGAAACGGGTTATTTTGCCAACCACCCCCACGTGAGCTTATACCTTTTTTTCTCGGCAACTTTTATTCCCGTAGTTTACTGTTGGTTCCTGTACGAATTGTTAAAAACAGATGTTAATGACTTTGTACGAAGCATAGTAAAAAAATATGCAATTACTGTTTCGGCTTTTGCCCTGCTTATTCTTATAATCGCACTTTTTGACTATACGACAGGTGTGTTGGTAGATGATATTTATTCTATTGTAAATTCAATAATTGTTGTTTTACTTGTAGTTTTATTGTTTCGAAAGGTATCAAACACGGTAAAAATTGTCTTAAGTGGTTCTGTATTTTTAGTCGCAGGGGTGTTTTCAACTATCGTACTAAATTTTCAGAATGAGACTCCGGGCCACGGATATTTCTTTCAGAGTGGTTTTTTTATTGAGTTGATTTTTTTTACTGTAGCCATAAACTTCACTTACCAAAACGAGCGGCTTGAAAAATTAAAGTTTGAACTTAAGAATGCCAGTTTAGAAAATGAAAAACTGGCTAAAGAAAGAGAAGCCCAAAAACTTCGGGAACAAATCAACCTGAAAGAACGCGATTTAGCAACCAAAGTTTTCGCTATATCGCAAAAAGAAATGCTAATCAAAAATGTAACCTCTCATCTGGAAAAACAAGTGCAAAATAATTCGGTAAAAGTGAAAGATATCAAAGAGGTAATTTCAAATCTTAGTTCAAAAATGAACGATAATCACTGGGAAGAATTTGAGACTCATTTTATACAGGTTCATCCGGATTTTTACAGGTTACTCAATAAAAAATATCCGGGCCTGACAAGAACCGAGCGAAAACTATGTGCATTTATTAAATTAAACCTAACAACCAAAGAAATTGCCGGCATAACAAAACGGAATCCTGAGAGTATTCATATGACACGGTGTCGCCTTCGAAGAAAGATGGGATTGAACAAATCAGAGAACCTTGACAATGTGATAAATAACATCAAATAA
- a CDS encoding glycosyltransferase — protein sequence MAKTTKKRIIVSVTSDLVSDNRVHKVCTSLLKMGFDVLLVGRKKRDSLPLQSRKYKTRRFKLLFEKGPFFYVCFNLRLFCFLFFSKTDVLLANDLDTLPANFLASKIKGKSLVYDSHEYFTEVPELINRPQIQKIWKQLEQKIVPKIKYAYTVCNSIAQIYSEKYGTAFKVVRNVPFAGSVSANSLKGNNGKTVLYQGAVNVGRGLKQAILAMEEMEGVKLIIAGDGDIKPELEKLVREKKLENKIQFTGRLSIEELSKITPQADLGLSIEEDMGLNYRFALPNKLFDYIQAQVPVLVSDLPEMAAIVKQYKIGEITSSLEPEFLAKKIKKVLFDKDAEKVRRKNLTTAAKELTWEKEEKVLHDIFKNFL from the coding sequence GTGGCAAAAACAACCAAAAAACGAATCATTGTTTCTGTAACCAGCGATTTGGTTTCAGACAACCGTGTGCATAAAGTTTGCACCTCGCTGTTAAAAATGGGATTCGATGTTTTGCTGGTTGGCCGCAAAAAAAGAGACAGTTTGCCCCTGCAATCCCGCAAATACAAAACCCGCCGGTTTAAATTACTTTTTGAAAAGGGGCCGTTTTTTTATGTCTGTTTCAATTTACGCTTGTTTTGTTTCCTGTTCTTTTCAAAAACCGATGTTTTGCTTGCCAACGATCTGGATACGCTGCCCGCAAATTTTCTTGCTTCAAAAATCAAAGGAAAATCGCTGGTTTACGACAGCCACGAATATTTTACCGAAGTGCCGGAACTGATAAACCGGCCGCAGATACAGAAAATATGGAAGCAGCTGGAACAAAAAATAGTCCCTAAAATAAAATATGCCTACACGGTTTGTAATTCCATTGCTCAAATTTATTCTGAAAAATATGGCACAGCCTTTAAAGTAGTAAGAAATGTTCCTTTTGCGGGTTCTGTTTCGGCAAATTCCTTAAAAGGAAACAACGGAAAAACAGTTTTGTACCAGGGTGCTGTGAATGTAGGGCGTGGATTAAAACAGGCAATTTTAGCCATGGAGGAAATGGAAGGTGTAAAGCTGATAATTGCGGGTGATGGAGATATAAAACCTGAATTGGAAAAACTGGTAAGGGAAAAAAAGCTGGAAAACAAAATTCAGTTTACCGGCCGTTTGAGTATAGAAGAACTATCGAAAATTACTCCACAGGCTGACCTGGGATTATCCATTGAAGAAGACATGGGACTAAATTACCGTTTTGCCCTGCCCAACAAACTGTTCGATTATATTCAGGCCCAGGTGCCGGTGCTGGTAAGCGATCTGCCCGAAATGGCAGCCATTGTAAAACAATATAAAATCGGAGAAATTACTTCTTCGCTTGAACCTGAGTTTTTAGCAAAAAAAATTAAGAAGGTTTTGTTTGATAAAGATGCGGAAAAAGTCCGGAGAAAAAATCTGACGACAGCAGCAAAAGAACTGACGTGGGAGAAGGAAGAAAAAGTTTTGCACGATATTTTTAAGAATTTTCTTTAA
- a CDS encoding FprA family A-type flavoprotein: MQQVNLSEDIYFLGFNDRRTHLFENIWPIPHGISYNSYLIVDEKIALVDTVERSFIDEYLDEIEGIIGDRAIDYLIINHMEPDHSGALKSIIQKYPDIKLVGNKKTFGFVESFYLTPKNVVEVYDDYRIDLGKHKLQFQMIPMVHWPETMVTYEETSKIVFSGDAFGSYGTLDGGIFDDEINLDFYEVEVMRYFTNIVGKYCPHTQRAIKKLAPLDIKMIAATHGPIWRSDLDWVLTRYNKWSSYDLDCGVVIVYGSMYGNTQRMAEVIARQLAVRGIKNIRVYDASKTHSSYIINDIFKYKGFIVGSPAYNNSLFPNVEILLSTIEHMAPKDHYLGVFGNYSWNGGGVKNLKLFAEKIKWEMVYDPIEEMGALKTDKKAELVKLANAMADKLLVEN; the protein is encoded by the coding sequence ATGCAACAGGTAAATCTTTCGGAAGACATTTATTTTTTAGGGTTTAACGATCGTCGTACCCATCTTTTTGAAAATATCTGGCCTATTCCGCATGGAATTTCATATAACTCCTATTTAATTGTTGACGAAAAAATTGCACTTGTCGATACAGTTGAACGCTCGTTTATTGATGAGTATTTGGATGAAATTGAGGGAATTATCGGAGATCGTGCCATTGACTATTTAATCATAAACCACATGGAACCCGACCACTCGGGTGCATTAAAAAGTATTATTCAGAAATATCCGGATATCAAATTAGTTGGAAACAAAAAGACGTTTGGTTTTGTGGAAAGTTTTTACCTGACACCTAAAAATGTGGTGGAAGTGTATGATGATTATAGAATTGATTTGGGAAAACACAAGTTGCAATTCCAGATGATTCCAATGGTTCATTGGCCCGAAACCATGGTTACATACGAGGAAACTTCAAAAATTGTATTCTCGGGCGACGCGTTTGGTAGTTACGGTACACTTGATGGTGGTATTTTTGATGATGAGATAAACCTCGATTTTTATGAAGTGGAAGTTATGCGTTATTTCACCAATATTGTTGGGAAATATTGCCCGCATACCCAGCGCGCCATTAAAAAGCTGGCGCCGCTTGATATAAAAATGATTGCCGCTACCCACGGGCCTATTTGGAGAAGTGATTTGGATTGGGTACTTACACGTTATAACAAATGGAGTTCGTATGATTTAGATTGTGGTGTGGTTATTGTTTATGGCTCGATGTATGGAAATACCCAGCGGATGGCAGAAGTTATTGCACGCCAGCTGGCGGTTCGCGGTATCAAAAACATTCGGGTTTACGACGCCTCAAAAACCCACTCTTCATATATAATTAACGATATTTTTAAATATAAAGGATTTATTGTCGGGAGCCCGGCTTACAATAATTCACTATTCCCGAATGTTGAAATTTTGCTTTCTACCATCGAACATATGGCGCCCAAAGACCACTACCTTGGAGTTTTTGGAAACTATTCCTGGAATGGCGGAGGTGTAAAAAATCTAAAATTATTTGCTGAAAAAATAAAATGGGAAATGGTGTATGACCCAATTGAAGAAATGGGGGCATTAAAGACCGATAAAAAAGCAGAATTGGTAAAA
- a CDS encoding cell division ATP-binding protein FtsE — protein sequence MEKSKVIELVGADIYQRENKILSDVNLSVNEGEFVYIIGKVGTGKTSLIKTLNAEIPLIKGLGMVAGISLENLKNKEVYLLRRKLGVVFQDFRLLTDRNVYENLAFVLRATGWTDKTKIELRIEEVLEKVGVADKIKKMPHLLSGGEQQRVVIARAILNDPLILLADEPTGNLDPETSEEILDLFIQLNEAGKTVLMSTHDYAVIAKKPTRTLVCAAGVLNDSETNKTMVDFESMLDAN from the coding sequence ATGGAAAAAAGTAAGGTTATTGAGTTGGTTGGAGCGGATATTTATCAGAGAGAAAACAAAATACTTTCTGATGTAAATCTTTCTGTGAACGAGGGGGAATTTGTTTATATAATTGGGAAAGTGGGAACCGGTAAAACCAGTTTGATAAAAACGTTAAATGCAGAAATTCCTTTGATAAAAGGGCTGGGTATGGTTGCGGGAATATCACTTGAGAATTTAAAAAATAAAGAAGTGTATTTGTTGCGTCGGAAGTTAGGGGTTGTTTTTCAGGATTTCAGATTGCTTACCGACAGAAACGTGTATGAGAACCTGGCTTTTGTTTTACGTGCAACGGGTTGGACCGACAAAACTAAAATAGAATTGCGTATTGAGGAAGTACTTGAAAAAGTTGGCGTTGCTGATAAAATTAAAAAAATGCCCCATCTGCTGAGTGGCGGAGAACAACAACGCGTAGTAATTGCCCGTGCTATATTAAACGATCCTTTGATTTTGCTTGCCGATGAACCAACGGGAAATCTTGATCCGGAAACTTCGGAAGAAATACTTGATTTATTTATTCAGCTTAACGAAGCCGGAAAAACGGTTTTAATGTCTACCCATGATTATGCAGTGATTGCCAAAAAGCCCACCCGTACTTTAGTATGTGCTGCGGGGGTGTTGAATGATTCAGAAACAAATAAAACCATGGTCGATTTTGAAAGCATGCTGGATGCCAATTGA
- the mltG gene encoding endolytic transglycosylase MltG, which produces MTIDQKSKIMMFPKIGKFIIIFFSIAFIVAGVRAYQLYRYVFEENVKNEYVLIIPENATYGQVTDSLVTNDILISVKAFKWVAKKKNYPMAIKPGRYLFEKGMNSNEIVNMLRGGLQEPIDVTFNNVHFKEDLAGKVSKYIQADSLSILNLFYNNEKIKEYGFSPETFRAMFIPNTYEFYWTTSADEFADRMKLEYERFWNEERRAKAAELNLTPVEVITLASIVQSETSKKEELPVIAGLYINRLKRGQLLQADPTVKYAVGDFSLKRILNRHLEIESPYNTYKYVGLPPGPINFPETATIDAVLNYEKHNYIYMCAKPDFSGYHNFSATLAQHNRNAAAYRAFLNANKIYQ; this is translated from the coding sequence ATGACCATTGATCAGAAAAGCAAAATTATGATGTTCCCAAAAATCGGGAAATTTATTATCATCTTTTTTTCTATCGCATTTATTGTTGCCGGGGTGCGGGCATATCAGCTCTACCGATATGTTTTTGAAGAAAATGTAAAAAATGAATATGTTCTGATTATTCCTGAAAATGCGACCTATGGCCAAGTTACCGATAGCCTTGTTACCAACGATATACTTATAAGTGTGAAAGCGTTCAAATGGGTGGCAAAAAAGAAAAATTACCCAATGGCAATTAAGCCGGGCCGCTACCTTTTTGAAAAAGGCATGAACAGCAATGAAATAGTAAATATGCTTCGCGGGGGATTACAGGAACCAATTGATGTGACTTTTAACAATGTACACTTTAAAGAAGATTTGGCCGGAAAAGTAAGCAAGTACATCCAGGCAGATTCTCTTTCGATTCTGAATCTTTTTTATAACAACGAAAAAATTAAGGAATACGGTTTTTCACCTGAAACTTTCCGCGCCATGTTTATTCCGAATACCTATGAATTTTACTGGACTACTTCGGCAGATGAATTTGCCGACCGGATGAAACTGGAATATGAGCGCTTTTGGAATGAAGAACGCCGGGCAAAAGCAGCAGAACTAAATCTGACCCCGGTGGAAGTTATAACACTTGCTTCCATTGTTCAGTCCGAAACATCAAAAAAAGAAGAGTTGCCGGTTATTGCCGGATTGTATATCAACCGATTAAAACGCGGTCAGCTTTTGCAGGCCGATCCGACGGTAAAATACGCCGTTGGCGATTTTTCGCTAAAAAGAATACTAAACAGACACCTTGAAATTGAATCGCCTTACAATACTTATAAATATGTAGGCTTACCACCGGGCCCTATTAATTTTCCTGAAACCGCTACAATTGATGCTGTTTTAAATTACGAAAAACACAACTATATATACATGTGTGCCAAACCCGATTTTTCCGGATATCATAATTTTTCGGCCACTTTGGCACAGCATAACAGAAACGCTGCTGCTTACAGGGCGTTTTTAAATGCCAACAAAATTTATCAGTAA
- a CDS encoding tail fiber domain-containing protein, translating to MESISKMKPGNWNYKSQRSSNLRHYGPRAQEVYKVFRKG from the coding sequence TTGGAAAGTATTTCAAAGATGAAACCTGGAAATTGGAACTACAAATCACAACGGTCTTCAAATTTAAGGCATTATGGACCGAGAGCACAGGAGGTATATAAAGTATTTCGGAAAGGATGA
- the murB gene encoding UDP-N-acetylmuramate dehydrogenase: MIRFFENYSLQPFNTFNIEAKAKYFFEFTEIADLTVFLQSNESWKEEKILVVGEGSNILFLEDFEGLVIHPNIPGVYAINEDRQNIWMEVGAGEIWDEFVKYCVDAQLGGIENLSLIPGTVGAAPVQNIGAYGQEVSEVIEKVKGYDLEKNEAVEFSNQECRFSYRNSIFKQELKNRFVITSVVFKLDKFPEFRLDYSNLEAKVSEKGVISLENIKKAVDEIRSSKLPDVKELGSAGSFFKNPLVEMDKAEEIEKEFGEIPVYRAGDGKVKIAAGWLVEKAGWKGFRDGDVGVHEKQALVLVNYGKATGKQIYELSEKIKQSVLDKFGVELEREVNCI, from the coding sequence ATGATCCGGTTTTTCGAAAATTACTCTCTCCAGCCATTTAATACATTTAACATAGAAGCAAAAGCAAAGTATTTTTTTGAATTTACAGAAATTGCTGATTTAACAGTTTTCCTGCAATCCAACGAAAGCTGGAAAGAAGAAAAAATACTGGTAGTAGGAGAGGGGAGCAATATTTTATTTCTGGAAGATTTTGAAGGTTTGGTTATTCATCCGAATATTCCCGGAGTGTATGCAATTAACGAAGACCGGCAAAATATTTGGATGGAGGTTGGTGCCGGTGAAATTTGGGATGAGTTTGTAAAATATTGTGTCGATGCTCAATTGGGAGGTATTGAAAATCTGTCGCTTATTCCGGGAACAGTTGGGGCTGCTCCAGTTCAAAATATTGGTGCCTACGGACAGGAAGTCTCCGAAGTTATCGAAAAAGTAAAGGGATACGATCTGGAAAAAAATGAGGCAGTTGAATTTTCCAATCAGGAATGCCGGTTTTCTTATCGCAACAGTATTTTTAAGCAGGAGCTAAAAAACCGGTTTGTCATTACATCCGTGGTTTTTAAACTGGATAAGTTTCCCGAATTCAGGCTCGACTACAGTAATCTGGAAGCAAAAGTTTCCGAGAAAGGTGTAATTAGTCTGGAAAACATTAAAAAGGCAGTAGACGAAATTCGTTCATCAAAATTACCCGATGTAAAAGAATTGGGCAGTGCAGGAAGTTTCTTTAAAAATCCGCTTGTTGAAATGGATAAGGCAGAAGAAATTGAAAAAGAGTTTGGTGAAATTCCGGTATATCGGGCAGGAGATGGTAAGGTGAAGATAGCCGCGGGTTGGCTGGTTGAAAAGGCCGGTTGGAAAGGTTTTCGTGATGGAGATGTTGGTGTGCACGAAAAGCAGGCCTTGGTTCTGGTAAATTACGGGAAGGCTACCGGGAAACAGATTTATGAACTCTCGGAAAAAATTAAACAATCGGTTTTGGATAAGTTTGGAGTAGAACTGGAACGAGAAGTTAACTGCATTTAA